In Pedobacter sp. SL55, the following proteins share a genomic window:
- a CDS encoding glycosyltransferase: MFFSIIIPLYNRPQEIKELLSTLCKQTYMQFEVLVIEDGSVNDAKAMVASFENKLDVKYFYKENSGQGFSRNFGFERAKGDYFIIFDSDILVPSDYLEIVKDYLFEHQLDAFGGPDAAHESFTPVQKAISYAMTSPFTTGGIRGNKKHIGQFHPRSFNMGLSREVYEKVGGFILTRLGEDIEYSIRIHENGFKIGLIPAAKVYHKRRTSFKQFYKQLHFFGRARINIYKHFPSELKAVHFFPAIFTLGLGFTILCNLFFSPLAYVCNFFLLLYFLLIFFHAWQVNKSIKIAFLSIIASFIQLTAYGLGFIQDFVKRVLLNK, translated from the coding sequence ATGTTTTTCTCAATAATCATCCCTTTATACAACCGTCCGCAGGAAATTAAAGAACTGCTATCTACTTTGTGCAAGCAAACTTATATGCAGTTTGAGGTACTGGTAATAGAAGATGGATCGGTAAATGATGCCAAAGCTATGGTGGCTAGTTTTGAGAATAAGCTCGATGTGAAGTATTTCTACAAAGAAAATTCTGGTCAGGGCTTTTCAAGAAATTTTGGTTTCGAACGTGCCAAAGGCGATTACTTCATCATCTTCGATTCGGATATTTTAGTGCCATCCGATTACTTGGAAATTGTAAAAGATTACCTGTTTGAACATCAATTGGATGCTTTTGGTGGTCCAGATGCTGCTCATGAAAGTTTCACGCCAGTACAAAAAGCCATCAGTTACGCCATGACTTCCCCTTTTACAACTGGAGGTATTCGTGGCAACAAAAAGCATATTGGGCAGTTTCATCCGCGTAGCTTTAACATGGGGCTTTCCAGAGAAGTTTATGAAAAGGTGGGAGGTTTTATCCTTACCCGTTTGGGCGAAGATATCGAGTACAGTATCCGTATACACGAAAATGGTTTTAAAATTGGCTTAATTCCAGCCGCAAAAGTTTACCATAAACGTAGAACAAGTTTCAAACAGTTTTACAAGCAATTGCATTTTTTTGGGAGGGCACGCATCAATATTTACAAACATTTTCCATCAGAGTTAAAGGCGGTACATTTTTTTCCGGCAATTTTTACCCTCGGGTTAGGTTTTACCATTCTCTGTAACCTCTTTTTTAGTCCTTTAGCTTACGTTTGTAATTTCTTTTTACTCTTATACTTTTTGTTGATATTTTTTCACGCTTGGCAGGTCAACAAATCAATAAAAATTGCATTTTTGAGTATAATAGCATCTTTTATACAACTTACCGCTTATGGTTTGGGTTTTATACAAGATTTTGTGAAACGAGTTTTGCTTAATAAGTGA
- a CDS encoding glycosyltransferase family 2 protein, which produces MDISIVVPLYNEDESLPELISWIDDVMQKHNFSYEAIFIDDGSTDRSWQVITELNLRFASIRAIKFRRNYGKSAALNVGFAAAQGDVVITMDADLQDSPDEIPALYSRIKDEGYDVISGWKKKRYDPITKTIPTKLFNAATRKMSGIQLNDFNCGLKAYRHDVIKTIEVYGEMHRYIPVLAKWAGFSKIGEQVVEHRARKYGVTKFGLSRFINGFLDLMSIFFVGKFGKRPMHFFGSLGVLSFFLGIIMAIYIMVEKQIHIWNNLPYRNATDQPLFYLALVAIVVGSQMFLAGFVAELVGRNAPERNQYLIEKEL; this is translated from the coding sequence ATGGACATATCAATTGTAGTACCGCTATATAACGAAGACGAGTCGCTGCCCGAGTTAATTTCTTGGATAGACGATGTGATGCAGAAGCATAACTTTTCTTACGAAGCCATTTTTATTGACGACGGAAGTACCGACCGCTCTTGGCAGGTAATTACAGAATTGAATTTGAGGTTTGCAAGTATCAGAGCCATCAAATTTAGACGTAACTACGGTAAATCAGCCGCATTAAATGTGGGCTTTGCTGCGGCGCAGGGCGATGTGGTTATCACTATGGATGCCGATTTGCAAGACAGTCCAGACGAAATACCCGCACTTTACAGCCGCATTAAAGACGAAGGTTACGATGTAATTTCGGGCTGGAAGAAAAAACGCTACGACCCTATTACCAAAACCATTCCCACTAAATTATTCAATGCCGCTACCCGTAAAATGAGTGGCATTCAATTGAACGATTTCAACTGCGGCCTTAAAGCATATCGTCACGATGTCATTAAAACCATAGAAGTTTATGGCGAAATGCACCGTTATATTCCTGTGCTGGCAAAATGGGCTGGTTTCTCTAAAATAGGAGAACAGGTGGTAGAGCATCGTGCCCGTAAATACGGGGTAACCAAATTTGGTTTAAGTAGGTTTATCAATGGTTTTTTAGACTTAATGTCTATTTTCTTTGTAGGTAAATTCGGTAAACGACCAATGCACTTTTTTGGTTCTTTGGGCGTATTAAGCTTTTTCTTGGGTATCATCATGGCTATTTACATCATGGTAGAAAAGCAAATCCATATCTGGAATAATTTGCCTTATCGTAATGCTACAGATCAACCGTTATTTTATTTAGCGCTGGTAGCCATTGTTGTAGGTTCTCAAATGTTTTTGGCAGGTTTTGTAGCAGAATTGGTTGGTCGTAACGCCCCAGAAAGAAATCAGTATTTAATAGAAAAAGAGCTTTAA
- a CDS encoding DUF4199 domain-containing protein has protein sequence MEQQLAQEQKKPNLLAFQIALLYAIYNLALIYLSEAMGMGGANYENVSIGLKILSTALTYVPFIAAIIYVQTKHRSELGGFITFGRAFSAGFKVAAYAGLFIALLTVLYYKILSPGSMEAIIDAARAKAGSDEQQLKGIEMMSKYMILFMVFGLAVTFTISGLIISLISAAIVKKENPNPFARQADEQFGAN, from the coding sequence ATGGAACAACAGCTTGCACAAGAACAAAAAAAGCCGAACCTATTGGCTTTTCAAATAGCACTATTATATGCAATTTATAATTTGGCGTTGATTTATCTTTCGGAAGCGATGGGTATGGGCGGAGCGAATTACGAGAATGTATCAATTGGTTTAAAGATTTTGTCAACCGCCTTAACGTATGTTCCTTTTATTGCAGCCATTATTTATGTGCAAACTAAACATAGGAGCGAATTGGGTGGTTTTATCACTTTTGGTAGAGCTTTCTCTGCTGGATTTAAGGTGGCGGCTTACGCTGGGCTTTTTATCGCATTATTAACCGTTCTGTACTATAAAATACTAAGTCCTGGTTCAATGGAAGCTATTATTGATGCTGCAAGAGCAAAAGCAGGCAGTGACGAACAACAGCTAAAAGGTATAGAAATGATGAGCAAATACATGATTTTGTTCATGGTTTTTGGATTGGCAGTTACGTTTACTATATCTGGGTTGATCATTAGTTTAATTAGTGCCGCTATCGTTAAAAAAGAAAACCCAAATCCGTTTGCTCGCCAAGCAGACGAGCAATTTGGAGCCAATTAA
- the dinD gene encoding DNA damage-inducible protein D: MKTELVAELLQKFEQAAYTYQGVECWSARELQKVFNYAEWRNFLKAIDKAKKSCENAGEVVFDHFVGFNKMISLAKGAQREIDDIALTRYACYLIAQNGDATKSEIAFAQTYFAVQTRKQEIIEQRLLEVARVIAREKLSRSEKKLSGIIYERGVDNKGFAIIRSMGDQALFGGFSTNDMKRKLQIPDSKPLADFLPTLTIKAKDFAAELTSHNVIEKDLKGQQQIGKEHVDNSTAVRKMLKERGVQPENLPALEDVKKVSRRLQSEEKKVSKTSKKLK; encoded by the coding sequence ATGAAAACAGAATTAGTTGCCGAGTTATTGCAAAAGTTTGAACAGGCCGCATATACTTATCAGGGTGTTGAATGTTGGAGTGCAAGAGAGCTGCAAAAAGTATTTAATTACGCAGAGTGGCGCAATTTTTTAAAAGCTATAGATAAAGCCAAAAAATCTTGTGAAAATGCAGGAGAAGTGGTTTTTGATCATTTTGTTGGGTTCAACAAAATGATAAGTCTGGCAAAGGGAGCACAAAGAGAAATAGACGATATTGCTCTTACCAGATATGCTTGTTACTTAATAGCCCAAAATGGAGATGCCACTAAGAGCGAAATTGCATTTGCACAAACTTACTTTGCCGTACAAACACGTAAACAAGAAATAATTGAGCAGCGACTACTGGAGGTTGCAAGGGTAATCGCAAGAGAGAAGCTAAGCAGATCGGAAAAGAAACTTTCAGGCATCATTTACGAACGTGGAGTAGATAATAAAGGTTTTGCAATAATTAGAAGCATGGGAGATCAAGCACTTTTTGGTGGTTTTTCTACCAATGATATGAAACGTAAACTGCAAATTCCAGATAGCAAGCCGCTAGCTGATTTTTTGCCAACACTTACTATAAAAGCTAAAGACTTTGCCGCCGAATTAACTAGTCACAATGTAATTGAAAAAGACTTAAAAGGACAGCAACAGATAGGTAAAGAGCATGTGGATAATAGCACAGCGGTTCGTAAGATGTTAAAAGAAAGAGGTGTGCAGCCAGAAAATTTACCTGCATTAGAAGACGTAAAGAAGGTTAGCCGTAGGTTGCAGAGCGAAGAAAAGAAAGTGAGTAAAACAAGTAAGAAATTAAAATAA
- a CDS encoding dihydroorotase, whose translation MSLLIKGITIADASSEFNGKTCDVRVDQGTIAEISANLSPQKSETVFEGNGTVLSPGFFDLNCVFGDPGFETKEDIRTGTAAAAAGGFTGVAIMPNTKPVVHSKGEVEYILNKAKGNLVDVHPIGAISQNLEGKELAEMFDMKQAGAVAFAEVGKAIADDGFMSRALQYALGFDGLLFTHPENKALVGKAQVNESATTILLGMKGIPALAEEMQVARDLFLAQYHNAPIHISNISTAGAVALIKKAKKDGVKVTCDVAAHQLVFTEELLNDFDSNYKVKPPLRSKADNKALIAGLKDSTIDAISSQHRPYEIEFKNVEFEIANYGIIALQTVLPLLLQAGLDTTLIVEKLAVAPRKLLKLEIPQIKKGAVANFTVFNSTKEWVFNSETNRSKSANSPLFNKTLKGKVELVYNNGQYLGY comes from the coding sequence ATGAGCCTCTTAATTAAGGGAATTACCATTGCCGATGCCAGCAGCGAGTTTAACGGAAAAACTTGCGATGTGAGAGTTGATCAAGGAACAATTGCAGAAATAAGTGCAAACCTATCGCCGCAAAAGTCTGAGACTGTTTTTGAAGGGAATGGAACTGTTTTATCGCCAGGATTTTTCGATTTGAATTGTGTTTTTGGAGATCCTGGTTTCGAAACCAAAGAAGATATAAGAACAGGTACGGCTGCAGCCGCTGCGGGTGGGTTTACAGGTGTAGCAATTATGCCCAATACCAAACCTGTGGTACATAGCAAAGGCGAGGTAGAATATATCTTGAATAAAGCTAAAGGCAATTTGGTAGATGTGCATCCTATAGGTGCGATTAGCCAAAATTTGGAAGGAAAAGAACTGGCCGAAATGTTTGATATGAAACAAGCTGGTGCTGTTGCCTTTGCCGAAGTTGGAAAAGCCATTGCCGATGATGGGTTTATGAGTAGAGCTTTGCAGTACGCTTTAGGTTTCGATGGTTTGTTATTTACGCATCCAGAAAATAAAGCGTTAGTTGGCAAAGCTCAGGTAAATGAAAGCGCTACTACCATTTTGTTGGGCATGAAAGGTATTCCGGCATTGGCCGAAGAAATGCAGGTTGCTAGAGATTTGTTTTTAGCACAATACCATAATGCACCAATCCACATCAGTAATATTTCTACCGCAGGTGCTGTAGCGTTAATTAAAAAAGCAAAAAAAGATGGCGTAAAAGTAACTTGCGATGTAGCAGCTCATCAGTTGGTATTTACAGAAGAGTTGTTGAACGACTTCGATAGCAATTACAAAGTAAAACCGCCTTTACGTAGCAAAGCCGATAACAAAGCGCTAATTGCAGGTTTGAAAGATAGTACTATCGATGCAATTTCGTCACAACATCGCCCTTACGAAATAGAGTTTAAAAACGTAGAGTTCGAAATTGCTAACTACGGAATTATTGCTTTACAAACGGTATTGCCTTTGTTGTTGCAAGCAGGTTTAGATACGACATTAATTGTAGAGAAATTGGCAGTTGCTCCTAGAAAATTATTGAAGCTAGAAATTCCTCAGATTAAAAAAGGAGCGGTTGCAAACTTTACGGTTTTTAATTCAACCAAAGAATGGGTTTTCAATAGCGAAACAAATCGATCAAAATCAGCTAATTCGCCTTTGTTTAATAAAACTTTGAAGGGAAAAGTAGAGCTGGTTTATAATAACGGACAGTATTTGGGATACTAG
- a CDS encoding BatA domain-containing protein, producing MNFLYPGFLFVLLAVLIPVIIHLFNFRKFKKVYFSNVSFLKEVKEQNSSREKLKNLLILAARILAIVFLVLAFARPFINSNEDTNRSNGNIVSIYLDNSYSMDAVNKEGSLLDEAKRRAKEIVKSYQLNDRFQLLTNDFEGKHQRLLNPEEFVQAVDEVKISAANRNLQQVINRQQGVFTGAANRYAYVISDFQQNFAGKEAIKKDQATQLALVKISANELPNISVDSVWFLSPVHQPNISEKIIVRLKNFGNEEAKNVPLKLTINNQQKAIGSITVATGATAIDTLSYSGLGLGWQKGVLSIKDYPLTFDDELDFSFNVSANQQILSINGNKTAKYIEALYNADPYFKLTSVSENNINYSAFSNYSLIVLNGINQPSSGLAQGLKNYVNNGGTVVVFPSTTVDPTIYTSFLTTLNLPAVASLVTAPVKVAQIELKHSLFKDVFETLPRNMDLPLANRYFTYANNSRIAKEPLLQLPAGKTFLARYPIASGQVFLAATGLEEADGNLSKHPLFVPLMYKIAFESAKDQPLFYTIAKDNVITLPSVKLGANQSLKLIGDGFEVIPDVSHQNGKTLLYIADQIQKSGFYKVQKADSTLAVVAFNDNRAESNMKYDTQGELEEHFGTQKVHFIDAKKENISSAIAEKNNGTELWKLCLILSLIFIAAEILLVRFFLPQMHK from the coding sequence ATGAATTTCCTCTATCCGGGCTTTCTTTTTGTACTATTGGCGGTCTTAATTCCGGTAATAATTCATTTATTCAATTTCCGCAAGTTCAAAAAAGTTTATTTCAGTAACGTTTCGTTCTTAAAAGAAGTTAAAGAACAAAATTCATCAAGAGAAAAACTCAAAAATCTATTGATTTTAGCTGCTCGTATTTTAGCAATTGTGTTTCTGGTTTTGGCATTTGCCAGACCTTTTATCAATTCTAACGAGGATACCAACAGATCAAACGGCAATATCGTAAGTATCTATCTGGATAATTCGTATAGCATGGATGCGGTAAATAAGGAGGGAAGTTTGCTAGATGAAGCCAAGCGCCGAGCAAAGGAGATTGTAAAAAGCTATCAACTCAATGATCGTTTCCAGTTGCTAACTAACGATTTTGAAGGGAAACATCAGCGTTTGCTCAATCCAGAAGAGTTTGTACAAGCCGTAGATGAAGTAAAAATATCTGCTGCCAATAGAAATTTACAACAAGTAATTAATCGTCAGCAGGGTGTGTTTACTGGTGCTGCCAACAGATATGCTTATGTGATTTCTGATTTTCAGCAAAACTTTGCAGGTAAAGAGGCTATTAAAAAAGACCAAGCTACGCAATTGGCACTGGTTAAAATTAGTGCCAACGAATTGCCGAATATTTCGGTAGATAGCGTTTGGTTCTTATCGCCAGTGCACCAGCCCAATATTTCAGAAAAAATTATTGTTCGTTTAAAAAACTTTGGTAATGAAGAAGCCAAGAATGTGCCGCTTAAATTAACCATCAATAATCAGCAAAAGGCTATTGGAAGCATCACTGTAGCTACTGGAGCCACGGCAATTGATACCCTTTCTTACAGCGGCTTAGGTTTGGGCTGGCAAAAAGGCGTGTTAAGCATTAAAGATTATCCTTTAACATTTGATGATGAACTGGATTTCAGTTTTAATGTAAGTGCTAATCAGCAAATATTGAGTATCAATGGCAACAAAACAGCTAAATATATCGAAGCACTTTACAACGCCGATCCTTATTTCAAGTTGACTTCGGTTTCCGAAAATAACATTAACTACTCGGCTTTTTCAAATTACAGTTTAATTGTTTTGAATGGTATCAATCAGCCTTCTAGTGGCTTAGCTCAAGGATTAAAAAACTATGTAAATAACGGCGGTACGGTAGTAGTTTTTCCATCCACAACAGTTGATCCAACTATTTATACCTCATTTCTAACTACACTAAATTTGCCTGCGGTAGCTAGTTTAGTTACAGCGCCTGTTAAGGTTGCTCAAATAGAATTGAAACACAGTTTGTTTAAGGATGTGTTCGAAACTTTGCCCAGAAACATGGATTTGCCTTTAGCCAATAGATACTTCACTTATGCTAATAATAGCAGGATAGCAAAAGAGCCATTGCTGCAATTGCCTGCTGGGAAAACTTTTTTAGCACGTTATCCAATAGCTTCTGGACAAGTTTTCTTAGCCGCTACTGGACTAGAAGAAGCCGATGGGAACCTTTCTAAACATCCACTTTTTGTGCCGCTGATGTATAAAATTGCCTTTGAGAGTGCAAAAGACCAACCATTGTTTTACACCATTGCCAAAGACAACGTAATTACTTTACCTTCAGTTAAGTTGGGAGCTAATCAATCCCTAAAGCTAATTGGAGATGGATTTGAGGTCATTCCAGATGTCAGTCATCAAAATGGAAAAACCTTACTTTATATAGCAGATCAAATTCAAAAATCTGGATTTTATAAGGTGCAAAAAGCGGATTCTACTTTAGCTGTGGTTGCCTTTAATGATAACAGAGCAGAATCGAATATGAAATACGATACTCAAGGTGAGTTGGAAGAACATTTTGGTACGCAGAAAGTTCATTTCATTGATGCTAAGAAAGAGAATATATCATCGGCCATTGCCGAAAAAAATAATGGAACTGAGTTATGGAAACTTTGCCTAATTTTGAGCTTAATTTTCATAGCCGCCGAAATATTATTAGTTAGATTTTTTTTGCCACAGATGCACAAATAA
- a CDS encoding response regulator transcription factor: MIKIILAEDHNIVRNGIKLLLEADEQIKVLGEAINGLGVMKLLASNEVDIIIADINMPEMDGMQLLREVKAKYPKIKVVMLSMHDHEKYVMEAFKNGGDGYLLKNISAEELIFAIKFVCRGYRYLCAELTMSLMDTMLQSKKYLMTMSDNEIDFSLRELEILQLIAEGLTNLEMSEKLFLSKRTIEGHRQSLLDKTGSKNSAALIRYGVLHGLIR; this comes from the coding sequence ATGATAAAAATCATATTAGCAGAAGATCATAACATTGTAAGAAATGGTATTAAACTACTTTTAGAAGCCGACGAACAAATTAAGGTTTTAGGCGAGGCAATTAATGGCTTAGGTGTAATGAAATTACTTGCCTCTAATGAGGTAGACATCATTATAGCAGATATTAATATGCCAGAAATGGATGGGATGCAGCTGCTTAGAGAGGTAAAAGCCAAATATCCAAAAATAAAAGTGGTAATGCTCTCCATGCATGATCACGAAAAATATGTAATGGAAGCTTTTAAAAATGGTGGAGATGGTTATTTGCTCAAAAACATTTCTGCCGAAGAACTTATTTTCGCCATTAAATTTGTATGTAGAGGATACAGGTATCTTTGTGCGGAGTTGACCATGTCTTTGATGGATACAATGTTGCAAAGCAAAAAGTATTTAATGACCATGTCTGACAATGAAATTGATTTTTCGCTGCGAGAACTAGAAATTTTACAATTGATAGCCGAAGGTTTGACGAATTTAGAAATGTCGGAGAAGTTGTTTTTAAGTAAAAGAACTATTGAAGGACACAGACAAAGTTTGCTAGATAAAACTGGCTCTAAAAATTCTGCCGCACTAATACGTTACGGTGTTTTGCATGGCTTAATTAGGTAA
- a CDS encoding PAS domain-containing protein, whose product MSDFIHAAAVLDALPIPCYVLDNEANFIFINKKALAYFKKPSADMLGKNVWAIFKHSINTTYYHEINQAFKNKKETSFEYLSVFTESWIKLTVTPLPKGILVTFSTTQKNMENVIREAEQRYLINLEKDIDIRTKELQNSRDELETIYNSTLMSMSVLSAINDENGKITDFQIALVNKALEKETGRDDLIGKHYAQEFPGIKKSGLFDLMLKVMETGLPQTTEYFYPYEGFNKWYSCMFVKMGDSLLATNLDISERKIAEQLSLENSAMIQGIANSAPDMLYAINLISLEQFYSNHRIEQLVEKSQDEIKKMGKDFFEQFIHPDDKVNFYNELKGRLSKRETKELVYRLIDAKGHIHWIKTKSAAYVRDESGFSTHIVGISQDITKQRELEERNKQLTLERNELEKQQQKEILKATLNAQEEERQRIAESLHNGLGQVLYGVKTSLERLNLGSANAIEENIDILNRSKELLSLCIQESRKISHELMPSILEDFGLKASIKDVCSQLRGKTHFNCTFSNLDVHLDKYIQLAVYRIVQELSLNIMKHADAKNAHIDVSVLDDQIYIMAKDNGKGFDSKKSKKNGIGLKTIESKVKLLNGKITFASKSNETIVRIQFPL is encoded by the coding sequence ATGTCAGATTTTATACACGCAGCCGCAGTTTTAGATGCATTGCCTATCCCTTGTTACGTGTTAGATAATGAGGCAAACTTTATTTTCATTAACAAAAAGGCTTTAGCTTATTTTAAAAAACCTAGCGCAGATATGTTGGGTAAAAATGTTTGGGCAATATTTAAACACTCTATTAATACAACATACTACCACGAAATAAACCAAGCATTTAAGAACAAAAAGGAAACTAGCTTCGAATACCTTTCGGTATTTACAGAAAGCTGGATAAAACTAACCGTAACTCCTTTACCAAAAGGCATTTTGGTAACTTTTTCTACTACGCAAAAAAACATGGAAAATGTAATCCGCGAAGCTGAGCAAAGGTACTTGATAAATTTGGAGAAAGATATAGATATAAGAACCAAGGAACTTCAAAATAGTAGAGATGAACTAGAAACAATCTATAACAGTACATTAATGTCTATGTCGGTTTTAAGTGCGATAAACGATGAAAATGGAAAAATTACAGATTTTCAAATTGCCTTGGTTAATAAAGCTTTAGAAAAAGAAACCGGTAGAGACGACTTAATAGGCAAACATTACGCACAGGAATTTCCAGGAATTAAAAAAAGCGGCTTGTTTGATCTGATGTTAAAAGTAATGGAAACCGGCCTACCGCAGACCACAGAATATTTTTATCCCTACGAAGGCTTTAACAAATGGTATTCTTGCATGTTCGTAAAAATGGGCGATAGCTTGCTGGCTACCAATTTGGATATTAGCGAGCGAAAAATTGCCGAGCAGTTATCTCTAGAAAATTCGGCAATGATACAAGGAATAGCTAATTCTGCACCAGATATGCTTTATGCCATCAATTTAATTAGCTTAGAGCAATTTTATTCTAACCATAGGATTGAGCAATTGGTAGAAAAATCTCAAGATGAAATAAAAAAAATGGGTAAAGATTTCTTTGAGCAGTTTATCCATCCTGATGATAAGGTAAACTTTTACAACGAACTTAAAGGCAGGCTTTCTAAAAGGGAAACAAAAGAATTAGTGTACCGACTGATAGACGCCAAAGGTCATATCCATTGGATTAAAACAAAAAGTGCCGCCTATGTAAGAGATGAAAGTGGATTTTCTACTCATATTGTTGGCATTTCGCAAGATATTACCAAGCAGAGAGAACTAGAAGAAAGAAATAAGCAGCTTACCCTAGAAAGAAATGAGTTAGAAAAACAACAGCAGAAAGAAATTTTAAAAGCAACGTTAAACGCTCAGGAAGAAGAAAGGCAAAGGATTGCCGAAAGCTTGCACAATGGCTTAGGCCAAGTTTTATATGGTGTAAAAACCAGTTTAGAACGTTTAAATCTAGGTAGTGCAAATGCAATTGAAGAGAATATAGACATCCTTAACAGATCAAAGGAATTATTAAGCTTATGCATACAGGAAAGCAGAAAAATTTCTCACGAATTGATGCCATCAATTCTCGAAGACTTTGGACTAAAAGCAAGCATAAAAGATGTGTGTAGCCAATTGAGGGGTAAAACACATTTCAATTGTACTTTTTCTAATCTAGACGTGCATTTAGACAAGTACATACAACTGGCTGTTTACAGAATTGTACAAGAGCTATCGCTAAATATCATGAAACATGCCGATGCTAAAAATGCCCATATAGATGTTTCGGTACTTGATGACCAAATTTACATTATGGCAAAAGATAACGGTAAGGGATTTGACAGCAAAAAAAGTAAAAAAAACGGAATTGGATTGAAAACAATCGAATCAAAAGTAAAGCTGCTTAATGGTAAAATTACCTTCGCTTCCAAATCAAATGAAACCATTGTGCGCATCCAATTTCCTTTATGA
- a CDS encoding DUF6496 domain-containing protein — protein MAKYAKKAGEKVGEAIHEMKEGQLKTGTGRKVTSKKQAIAIGLSQAKKAGAKVPKKKS, from the coding sequence ATGGCTAAATATGCTAAAAAAGCTGGCGAAAAAGTTGGCGAGGCTATCCACGAGATGAAAGAAGGACAACTGAAAACTGGTACAGGTAGGAAGGTAACGTCAAAAAAACAGGCTATTGCTATCGGTTTATCTCAAGCAAAGAAAGCAGGGGCAAAGGTGCCAAAGAAGAAAAGCTAA
- a CDS encoding ferritin-like domain-containing protein, with protein MKSRKDNGSMPNAHLHELFVDELRDVLGAEKQLLKGLKKMADKAVGQSLKDAFASHYTETEEQIDRLKQVFASIDLTARGKKCKAMEGLLNEAEEIMEEFEGDEALDAALIAAAQKVEHYEIATYGCLVTYATLMEHEEARGLLQTTLDQEKETDSKLTEIAMSESNVAA; from the coding sequence ATGAAAAGTAGAAAAGATAATGGCAGTATGCCCAACGCACATTTACACGAACTATTTGTTGACGAGTTGAGAGACGTACTTGGTGCAGAAAAACAACTTCTAAAAGGCTTAAAAAAAATGGCGGATAAAGCTGTTGGGCAGAGCTTAAAAGATGCGTTTGCTTCTCACTACACTGAAACAGAAGAACAAATTGATAGGCTAAAACAAGTTTTTGCTTCTATTGACCTAACCGCAAGAGGGAAAAAATGTAAGGCTATGGAAGGCCTTTTAAACGAGGCCGAAGAAATTATGGAAGAATTTGAAGGAGATGAAGCCTTAGATGCAGCTCTAATTGCCGCTGCGCAAAAAGTAGAGCATTATGAAATTGCAACATACGGTTGCCTAGTAACTTATGCCACCTTAATGGAGCACGAAGAAGCGAGAGGGCTTTTGCAGACTACCTTAGATCAAGAAAAGGAGACAGATAGTAAATTAACGGAAATTGCAATGTCTGAATCTAATGTTGCTGCCTAA
- a CDS encoding DUF892 family protein has product MVNVTHIDTSSDEKDFKIKSMINNLQQAYNAEKQWLALLPILRLAIGCEDLLAMLNKFEKEGKAHVQRLEIIFSILGASKVEQSNKDIEVLVEECYDIIDVTPRNSFIRDAGLIVGLQQLQQYQITTYTSLLAQALLYDKQKIVNLLRVIIYNKHQEEEQLAMAGASQMLDKIVGN; this is encoded by the coding sequence ATGGTTAATGTAACTCACATTGATACTTCTAGCGATGAAAAAGATTTTAAAATTAAATCTATGATAAACAATTTGCAGCAGGCATATAATGCCGAAAAACAATGGCTTGCACTATTGCCAATTCTGCGTTTGGCGATAGGTTGTGAAGATCTGTTAGCAATGTTAAATAAATTTGAAAAAGAAGGAAAAGCACACGTTCAGCGCCTAGAAATTATTTTTAGTATACTAGGTGCTTCAAAAGTAGAGCAGAGCAATAAAGATATAGAGGTTTTAGTTGAAGAGTGTTACGATATCATAGATGTTACTCCTAGAAATAGTTTTATACGAGATGCGGGTTTAATTGTAGGCCTGCAACAATTACAGCAATACCAAATTACAACATATACTTCTTTATTGGCACAAGCTTTACTCTATGATAAACAGAAAATAGTAAACCTGCTGAGGGTTATTATTTATAATAAACACCAAGAAGAAGAGCAACTGGCCATGGCAGGTGCCAGTCAAATGCTCGATAAGATAGTGGGTAATTAA